From Pedobacter indicus, a single genomic window includes:
- a CDS encoding DUF6428 family protein has protein sequence MKLSEIKKILPTLENVEFQLENGSFVPEHFHVTEVGQISKKFIDCGGVVRDEKVVNFQLWNANDLEHRLKPGKLLNIIELSEDKLGIEDAEIEVEYQAETIGKYDLEFNGKHFILKNKQTACLAEDACGVPPIESSEKPKIQLVSIGNSCTPGSGCC, from the coding sequence ATGAAACTATCAGAAATCAAAAAAATTTTACCGACATTGGAAAATGTCGAGTTCCAACTAGAAAACGGATCTTTTGTTCCGGAGCATTTTCACGTTACTGAAGTTGGACAGATAAGCAAAAAGTTTATTGACTGCGGCGGCGTTGTCCGTGATGAGAAAGTTGTCAACTTTCAATTGTGGAACGCTAATGACCTTGAACACCGCTTAAAACCAGGTAAACTTCTGAACATCATCGAGCTATCAGAAGATAAATTAGGAATCGAAGACGCTGAAATAGAAGTGGAGTATCAAGCGGAAACGATCGGTAAGTACGATTTAGAGTTTAACGGTAAACATTTCATTCTTAAGAATAAGCAAACTGCTTGTTTAGCTGAAGATGCTTGTGGCGTTCCCCCAATTGAGTCAAGCGAAAAACCAAAGATTCAATTGGTGTC
- a CDS encoding ArsR/SmtB family transcription factor, whose amino-acid sequence MGITKTEIFTNDQNKIASLFKVLGHPARVAILQHIINQHKCICNDLVDELGLAQATISQHLKELKSIGIIKGTIEGKSVCYCIDEHVWEQIKNEFHTFFEQDVTVKSCC is encoded by the coding sequence ATGGGAATTACCAAGACCGAGATCTTCACGAATGATCAGAACAAAATCGCTTCGCTTTTCAAAGTTCTAGGTCATCCAGCTCGAGTAGCAATCCTTCAACACATTATTAATCAGCATAAATGTATCTGCAACGATCTTGTCGATGAACTGGGTTTAGCGCAGGCAACTATTTCCCAGCATCTGAAAGAGCTGAAGTCGATCGGCATTATTAAGGGAACGATAGAAGGAAAGTCGGTATGTTATTGCATTGATGAGCATGTCTGGGAGCAAATAAAAAACGAATTTCATACATTCTTTGAGCAGGATGTTACGGTTAAATCCTGCTGCTAA
- a CDS encoding S41 family peptidase yields MAGAQFKVALGQDMNVRTYDYGLFAGSIKEPIQLLLRDSQGKTKKHTVYRVKSEMRSKKLVIPAFEYKILADSIAYVVFNSFSTDSAENAFITHFEEISKSKAIIFDIRNNGGGTTPLRALRYLIQQPQTIHKWYTRVYKPAFRAWGRKQETYGGQNTLNPNGEFIYDKPVIVLTSVRTFSAAEDFVGAFRSLNRGLLIGEATGGSTGQPLTISLPGNLTARICTKRDMFGNGEDFVGKGVIPDISVAPTVSDVRNGRDPVLEAAILELTGDNK; encoded by the coding sequence TTGGCGGGGGCGCAGTTCAAAGTAGCTTTGGGTCAGGATATGAATGTTCGCACCTATGACTATGGTCTATTCGCAGGTTCGATTAAAGAACCGATTCAATTATTATTACGGGATTCGCAAGGAAAGACGAAAAAACATACTGTTTATCGAGTAAAATCAGAAATGCGTTCTAAGAAATTGGTGATACCTGCATTTGAATATAAAATATTGGCCGACAGCATTGCCTATGTGGTATTTAATTCATTTTCTACTGATTCTGCTGAAAACGCATTTATCACACATTTCGAAGAAATCTCAAAATCTAAAGCCATCATCTTTGATATCCGGAACAATGGGGGCGGCACTACACCTTTGAGAGCCCTCCGTTACCTTATTCAACAGCCTCAGACGATCCATAAGTGGTATACGAGAGTCTATAAACCAGCATTTCGAGCCTGGGGACGGAAACAGGAAACTTACGGTGGCCAAAACACGCTGAATCCGAACGGTGAATTTATTTATGACAAGCCAGTAATCGTACTAACTAGCGTTAGAACATTTTCAGCCGCTGAAGATTTTGTCGGGGCATTCAGATCTCTCAACAGAGGATTGTTAATTGGCGAAGCAACAGGAGGCAGTACCGGACAGCCTTTAACGATTTCCTTACCCGGAAATTTAACCGCTCGTATCTGTACGAAGCGGGACATGTTTGGAAATGGTGAAGATTTTGTAGGCAAGGGAGTCATACCAGACATATCTGTTGCTCCAACAGTATCTGATGTCAGGAATGGCCGAGATCCTGTATTAGAAGCTGCAATTCTGGAATTAACCGGAGATAATAAATAA
- a CDS encoding metallophosphoesterase family protein: MTNSRTFILSIALFLVSTSSSSLLAQTHYPSTKEIRKEQKDRNLKILLISDLNDSYGSVTYSEEVHDVIGKIEEINPDIILCGGDMVAGQKASLSRSEINAMWNGFDSSVLTPIYKLDKPFGFTVGNHDASPNYHKDRAAASDFWVANKDKVNLTFVDDKHFPYFFSYIKNNIFFISWDASSAQISAEVKIWMEQQLSSKIARKAKGRIVLGHLPLYAIVASKNKPGEVLDNADETLEFLKDHKVDMYISGHQHAYFPATKQKVTLLHSGCLGGGPRQLLGDDHPAQKTYAIIEISKTDDVSNARITGIQAEDHTEISLDALPDSIRGFNGVVKRIIEY, encoded by the coding sequence ATGACGAACTCTCGAACCTTTATTCTATCAATCGCTTTATTCCTTGTCTCGACTTCTAGCAGCAGTTTATTAGCTCAAACCCATTACCCCTCTACTAAGGAAATACGAAAAGAACAAAAAGATCGCAATTTAAAAATATTGTTGATTTCCGATCTGAATGATAGCTATGGATCGGTGACTTATAGCGAGGAAGTTCATGACGTAATTGGTAAAATTGAAGAGATCAATCCCGATATTATTCTATGCGGCGGCGATATGGTAGCCGGACAAAAAGCATCCTTATCAAGGTCTGAAATTAATGCAATGTGGAATGGATTCGACTCTTCTGTCTTGACACCTATTTATAAACTGGATAAGCCTTTCGGCTTCACTGTCGGCAATCATGATGCTTCTCCTAATTACCATAAAGACCGCGCTGCAGCGTCTGATTTTTGGGTAGCCAACAAAGACAAGGTAAACCTGACCTTTGTTGACGACAAACACTTCCCCTACTTCTTTTCTTATATTAAAAACAATATCTTTTTCATTAGTTGGGATGCTTCCTCAGCGCAGATATCAGCAGAGGTGAAAATATGGATGGAACAGCAGCTGTCCTCTAAAATTGCTCGTAAGGCAAAAGGACGCATCGTATTAGGACATCTGCCTCTTTACGCAATTGTTGCATCAAAAAACAAACCGGGTGAGGTATTGGACAATGCGGATGAAACATTAGAATTTCTTAAAGACCACAAGGTCGACATGTATATCTCGGGGCATCAACATGCCTACTTCCCTGCCACAAAACAAAAAGTAACTTTATTACACAGCGGCTGTTTAGGCGGCGGACCAAGGCAGCTGTTAGGTGACGATCATCCAGCACAAAAGACTTATGCGATTATTGAGATCAGCAAAACTGATGACGTTTCAAATGCTCGGATCACTGGTATACAAGCAGAAGATCATACAGAAATTTCATTAGATGCTCTGCCCGATTCGATACGAGGGTTCAATGGTGTGGTGAAGCGAATAATTGAATACTAA
- a CDS encoding ATP-binding protein: MIGIKGPRGAGKTTLLLQHLKFDLSNLTDKGLYITADHTWFYNHSLLDTAMDWYQQGGKVLLIDEVHKYPNWSRELKNIYDGIPQLQVIFSASSALDIYRGQADLSRRVISYSLPGLSFREYLAFTGVSVYPTISLEDIQSRHREFSQEIVANIRPLPVFQNYLKGGYLPIFTEGESEYLPKLDQIINTVVDTDLAYISSYNAGTAVKVKRLLAVIAESAPFKPNISALAGKLDISRDRILKYIYQLRDAGLLNILSIEGKGVSRLQKPDKIFLENTNLSYALRPSPNRGNLRETFLLNQLLNAGHDVSEPTSGDFLVNGTTIEVGGKNKSIKQVQHAESYIIAADDIESGFGTKVPLWVFGFMY, encoded by the coding sequence ATGATAGGTATAAAGGGCCCTCGTGGAGCAGGGAAAACTACACTTCTTTTGCAGCATCTTAAGTTTGACTTAAGTAACTTAACCGATAAGGGGCTCTATATCACTGCAGATCATACTTGGTTCTATAACCATAGTTTATTAGATACTGCAATGGACTGGTATCAGCAAGGTGGAAAAGTTTTGTTGATTGATGAGGTACATAAATATCCAAACTGGTCGAGGGAACTAAAAAATATTTACGATGGGATTCCTCAACTTCAAGTTATATTTTCAGCTTCATCGGCATTGGATATCTATAGAGGACAGGCAGATCTTAGTCGTCGTGTTATTAGTTATTCGTTGCCGGGTCTATCTTTCAGAGAATATCTAGCTTTCACTGGCGTGTCTGTATATCCGACTATTTCTCTTGAAGATATACAAAGCAGACATCGAGAATTCAGCCAAGAAATCGTAGCGAATATCCGCCCCCTACCGGTTTTTCAGAACTATTTAAAAGGTGGCTATTTACCCATTTTTACTGAAGGAGAAAGTGAGTACTTACCAAAACTGGATCAGATAATTAACACAGTAGTAGATACGGATCTGGCCTATATATCTTCTTATAACGCCGGAACCGCTGTTAAAGTAAAACGGCTTTTAGCAGTAATTGCTGAGTCGGCACCTTTTAAACCCAATATATCGGCACTTGCTGGAAAGCTAGACATCTCACGTGATAGAATACTTAAATACATCTATCAATTGCGTGATGCGGGTCTCTTAAACATTCTATCTATCGAAGGGAAAGGAGTCTCACGCTTACAAAAACCCGACAAGATCTTTCTGGAAAACACGAATCTATCCTATGCTCTCCGGCCGAGCCCCAATAGGGGTAATTTGAGAGAAACGTTTCTTCTTAATCAATTATTGAATGCCGGCCATGATGTTTCAGAACCTACTAGCGGAGACTTTCTGGTCAATGGAACTACGATTGAAGTTGGCGGAAAAAACAAATCTATAAAACAGGTTCAGCACGCCGAGTCATATATCATAGCCGCAGACGATATTGAATCTGGATTTGGAACAAAAGTCCCCTTGTGGGTGTTTGGATTTATGTATTGA
- a CDS encoding ABC transporter permease, whose product MIRNYLKIAWRNLWKNKVFSAINIFGLALGLTVSTLIALWIQNEVTYDRFYGTTDRLYQVFTSDEFDGEKHAWGATPGILGPVLKQEHPEIDEVVRTYRIGGLLHIGDKRFNAAGVAADSSFFKLFDFKFFHGNSEKAILNPNDVVITASLANKFFGKTDVVGETIQIDTTASLTVTGVIEDIPHNSRFHQIEYFRSWSYLDQRGSVNYQYWTGYNYETFVLLNGKVSHNAVNQKIKNLVVDHSNGETAATIFLHPASKWHLYDKSVNGEMVAGQINTVRLFALVGVFILIIACINFVNLSTAKGEKRAKEVGVRKVVGARKTSLIGQFLSESILLASIAAILSLMLTIVSLPVFNKIMGEELVVNFNQPVFWILFIVFTLFTGFFAGIYPAFFLSSFKVIKTLKGTSTSDIGNITPRRILVVLQFTFSICLIICTLIVSRQIQYGQDRDNGYNQDNLVYISLQGDLEKNYEVIKNELLSSNVAESVNISSGSITRPNMDSWGYNWANSKPEDYNVVFFTMTSDANFVETMGVTLKEGRDIDVYKHPSDSKAILLNETAVKRMRLTDPLNAEIHRNIEDDNPQTWHVVGVVKDFILNSPYEEVEPMMIFGPSWARYIHIRLNAHNNMLGNIEKMKEIFEKYNPNYPFDYQFADEAYTRKFAKQQQIASLTSVFSGLAILIACLGLLGLVAYTTQQRSKEIGIRKVLGASVSGIVSLLSKDFIKLVLIAIVIASPIAWWAMNSWLDDFAYRIEMQWWMFVLAGLAALAIALVTVSSQAIKVAIANPVDSLRDE is encoded by the coding sequence ATGATTAGGAATTATTTAAAAATAGCTTGGCGGAACCTTTGGAAGAATAAGGTTTTCTCAGCTATTAACATCTTCGGGCTAGCCTTAGGTCTGACGGTGTCAACGTTGATTGCTCTTTGGATACAGAATGAGGTTACGTACGACCGGTTCTATGGTACTACGGATCGATTGTATCAGGTATTTACTTCCGACGAGTTTGACGGGGAAAAGCATGCTTGGGGTGCTACACCAGGTATTCTAGGCCCGGTTCTCAAGCAAGAACATCCTGAAATAGATGAGGTGGTACGGACTTATCGGATTGGTGGATTGTTGCATATCGGGGACAAACGGTTTAATGCTGCTGGAGTGGCGGCTGATTCGTCCTTTTTTAAGCTATTTGATTTTAAATTCTTTCATGGCAACAGTGAGAAAGCCATCCTAAATCCCAATGATGTAGTTATCACCGCTTCCTTAGCAAACAAGTTCTTTGGGAAAACAGATGTGGTCGGGGAGACCATTCAAATTGATACAACCGCAAGTTTGACCGTCACCGGAGTTATTGAGGACATCCCTCATAATTCACGCTTTCATCAGATAGAGTATTTTCGTAGCTGGTCCTATCTCGATCAACGAGGTTCTGTAAACTATCAGTACTGGACTGGCTATAACTATGAAACCTTTGTATTATTAAATGGTAAGGTCTCTCACAACGCAGTGAACCAGAAAATTAAGAATCTAGTAGTTGATCACTCAAACGGTGAAACAGCTGCTACGATTTTCTTGCACCCCGCCAGTAAATGGCATTTGTACGATAAGTCAGTCAACGGCGAGATGGTCGCTGGTCAAATAAACACGGTGCGGCTCTTTGCTCTGGTTGGCGTGTTCATTCTCATTATAGCATGTATCAACTTCGTCAACCTGAGTACAGCCAAAGGTGAGAAGCGAGCGAAAGAAGTCGGTGTGCGAAAAGTAGTTGGGGCTCGTAAAACCTCGCTGATTGGACAGTTTCTTTCTGAGTCTATTCTATTAGCGAGTATTGCGGCCATTCTATCCTTGATGTTGACCATAGTAAGTCTTCCCGTTTTTAATAAGATTATGGGTGAAGAATTGGTTGTTAATTTCAATCAACCAGTTTTCTGGATACTATTTATTGTGTTTACATTATTTACGGGTTTCTTTGCGGGAATATATCCTGCGTTTTTCCTTTCTTCGTTTAAAGTAATTAAAACCCTCAAGGGTACTTCAACTTCTGATATTGGTAACATCACACCACGAAGAATCTTGGTGGTTTTGCAGTTTACCTTTTCAATCTGCCTTATTATTTGTACGCTCATCGTATCACGACAAATTCAATACGGGCAAGATCGAGATAATGGATATAATCAAGATAACCTGGTGTATATCTCATTACAAGGCGATTTAGAGAAAAATTATGAAGTAATAAAAAATGAATTGCTAAGCTCCAATGTTGCTGAAAGTGTAAACATTTCATCAGGATCGATAACGAGACCGAATATGGATAGTTGGGGCTATAATTGGGCTAATAGCAAGCCGGAAGATTACAACGTGGTGTTTTTTACTATGACTTCGGATGCCAACTTCGTAGAAACGATGGGTGTGACATTGAAAGAAGGGAGGGATATTGATGTGTATAAGCATCCTTCAGATTCAAAGGCTATTTTGCTAAATGAGACTGCCGTAAAACGTATGAGGTTAACCGATCCTCTCAACGCTGAAATACATCGCAACATAGAAGATGACAATCCACAGACTTGGCACGTTGTGGGTGTTGTCAAAGATTTTATCCTTAATTCTCCTTATGAAGAAGTGGAGCCTATGATGATCTTTGGTCCGAGTTGGGCTAGGTATATACATATTAGATTGAACGCCCATAACAATATGTTGGGTAATATCGAAAAGATGAAAGAAATCTTTGAGAAATACAATCCCAATTACCCTTTCGACTATCAGTTTGCCGATGAAGCTTATACTCGGAAATTTGCAAAACAGCAGCAAATAGCCTCGTTAACTTCTGTGTTTTCTGGACTTGCCATTTTAATTGCCTGTCTCGGTCTATTAGGACTTGTTGCTTACACTACTCAGCAGCGAAGTAAAGAAATCGGTATTCGCAAGGTGCTAGGGGCATCCGTGTCCGGGATTGTAAGCCTGCTTTCAAAGGATTTTATCAAGTTGGTATTGATTGCTATCGTTATTGCATCTCCGATAGCCTGGTGGGCAATGAACAGCTGGCTTGACGATTTTGCTTATAGAATAGAAATGCAATGGTGGATGTTTGTTTTGGCGGGTTTGGCTGCTTTAGCGATTGCTTTGGTCACGGTTAGCTCCCAAGCCATTAAAGTAGCTATCGCTAACCCAGTGGATAGTTTGAGGGATGAGTAA
- a CDS encoding ABC transporter permease, with the protein MILNYIKITLRYLWRNRLFTALNILGLSIGICACWVIFRIVDYEFSFDKKHPDGERIYQITNRAVFEGEESGFGGVPLAIYPALDKSIEGLELAVPVYHRYVVKVDAPQKNGQPDLVFEEPENLTATTADYFKMVQHKWLVGSPQTALDAPDKVVLTESRAREYFPGETIESVAHKSLTYYTMGDTVTRVISGIVKDLDYPSSFDSEEFVGLTKDYLTATNWSSMNSDNVLFVKVKDSQSIPYVLNFINNKNEELTREFREKYKFKNWYEVLPLAEKHFEPQYAGRDRTANKKVLYGLIGIAAFLLILAGINYINLSTSQLPQRSKEIGVRKTLGGNPRTLISHFMLETFVIVFFAFLLSVPLSILFITTFTEFIPDGFNDFSNYPNLILFVGGLLVLITFISSVYPAWLITRVQTVEVLKGQTDKKLHGTKLTLRKSLIVFQFIIAQVFIVSALIMGQQLQYSMNKDMGFNHEAIITASLPYKYTDKDKDPFVFKHALEKYPEIAMVSLGHRPLNNSRWGDMLFRQVDTVTTQVSANFKFGDEDYTDLYRFEFLAGRSGVVKDSLEEYVVNETLIKAFGYKSPQDAIGQVLADGDQNLHTIVGVVADFHQHHFSSKIEPVVIVAAKNQLNSINIKLAASNPGQWSETIKLIEKEWEAIYTETPFEYSFYDDTIENLYESERKMAKLITLATTVCIIISCLGLFGLATLTAFQRTKEIGVRKVLGASISGIVRLLSIDFVKLVLIAILIASPIAWWAMNKWLEDFAYRIEVQWWMFGVAGVLAIAIALITVSSQAIKAAIANPVDSLRDE; encoded by the coding sequence ATGATCCTAAATTATATTAAAATCACCCTCCGGTATCTGTGGAGAAATCGATTGTTCACAGCTTTGAACATCTTGGGCTTAAGCATCGGTATCTGTGCCTGTTGGGTTATCTTTCGTATTGTCGATTATGAATTTAGCTTCGACAAGAAACATCCTGATGGCGAGCGGATTTATCAGATTACTAACCGGGCGGTTTTCGAAGGTGAAGAAAGCGGATTTGGTGGTGTCCCGCTTGCAATTTATCCCGCGCTGGATAAAAGTATCGAGGGATTAGAGCTGGCAGTACCAGTTTATCATCGCTACGTCGTAAAAGTGGACGCTCCACAGAAAAACGGGCAACCAGATCTCGTCTTTGAAGAGCCTGAAAACTTAACCGCGACTACAGCCGATTATTTTAAAATGGTGCAACATAAATGGTTAGTAGGAAGTCCTCAAACCGCGTTGGACGCACCTGACAAGGTTGTTCTGACGGAGAGTAGAGCACGTGAATATTTTCCGGGTGAAACTATTGAATCCGTCGCTCATAAATCCCTAACTTATTATACCATGGGTGATACGGTAACACGCGTAATTTCCGGTATCGTAAAGGATCTTGACTATCCCAGCAGTTTCGATTCAGAGGAATTTGTAGGCCTTACTAAAGATTATTTGACAGCAACCAATTGGTCTAGCATGAATTCTGATAATGTATTGTTTGTTAAAGTCAAGGATAGTCAAAGTATACCGTATGTGCTAAATTTTATTAATAATAAGAATGAAGAGCTCACCCGCGAATTTCGGGAAAAGTATAAATTCAAAAACTGGTATGAAGTTTTGCCACTGGCAGAGAAGCATTTTGAACCTCAATACGCTGGACGCGATCGGACAGCCAATAAAAAAGTTCTTTATGGATTGATAGGCATTGCTGCCTTTCTATTGATTCTGGCGGGCATCAATTACATTAATCTAAGTACATCGCAGTTACCACAGCGTTCCAAAGAAATTGGTGTCCGCAAAACATTGGGAGGTAATCCGAGAACACTTATCTCTCATTTTATGCTAGAGACCTTTGTGATTGTTTTCTTTGCTTTTTTATTATCGGTTCCGCTATCAATCTTGTTTATTACCACCTTTACTGAATTCATCCCTGATGGTTTCAACGATTTTAGTAATTACCCTAATCTCATTCTTTTTGTCGGTGGATTGCTAGTGCTTATAACTTTTATATCAAGCGTTTATCCCGCTTGGCTAATCACCCGCGTTCAAACGGTTGAAGTATTAAAAGGCCAGACAGATAAGAAGTTACATGGTACCAAACTGACATTGCGGAAAAGCTTGATTGTTTTTCAATTCATAATTGCACAGGTGTTTATCGTTTCAGCTTTGATTATGGGTCAGCAATTGCAGTACTCGATGAACAAAGACATGGGCTTCAACCATGAAGCCATTATTACAGCTTCCTTACCCTACAAATATACCGATAAGGATAAAGACCCCTTTGTGTTTAAGCATGCGCTTGAAAAATATCCGGAAATCGCGATGGTTTCGCTCGGCCATCGACCATTAAATAACAGCAGATGGGGTGATATGCTATTCCGGCAGGTAGACACCGTAACAACCCAAGTAAGCGCTAATTTTAAGTTTGGAGATGAAGATTATACTGATCTCTATCGATTTGAATTTTTGGCCGGAAGGTCAGGCGTCGTAAAAGACAGCCTTGAGGAGTATGTTGTCAATGAAACATTAATCAAAGCCTTTGGCTATAAGAGCCCGCAAGATGCTATTGGGCAAGTACTTGCTGACGGCGATCAAAATTTACACACCATTGTTGGGGTTGTTGCAGATTTTCATCAACATCACTTTTCATCTAAGATTGAACCCGTGGTTATCGTAGCCGCAAAAAACCAATTAAATTCAATCAATATCAAACTTGCCGCATCAAACCCCGGTCAATGGAGCGAGACTATTAAATTGATTGAAAAGGAATGGGAGGCAATCTATACCGAAACGCCTTTTGAATACAGTTTCTATGATGATACCATCGAGAACCTGTATGAGTCGGAAAGAAAGATGGCTAAGCTGATAACACTTGCAACTACGGTTTGCATCATTATCAGTTGTCTGGGGCTTTTTGGCTTGGCTACATTGACAGCATTTCAGCGAACCAAAGAGATCGGTGTTCGGAAAGTACTCGGTGCGTCCATTTCGGGAATCGTGCGCTTGCTTTCAATCGACTTTGTCAAGCTGGTTTTAATCGCCATCCTCATTGCTTCGCCCATAGCTTGGTGGGCAATGAATAAATGGCTGGAAGATTTTGCTTATAGAATAGAAGTACAGTGGTGGATGTTTGGTGTAGCAGGAGTATTAGCCATTGCAATAGCGTTGATTACGGTAAGTTCGCAAGCAATTAAAGCTGCTATAGCGAATCCGGTGGATAGTTTACGAGACGAATAA
- a CDS encoding ABC transporter permease, with product MIKNLLKTTWRNLLKNKLSSIINIGGLALGICCFFLLSTYIINELRYDRFHKNADRIAYVSFEYKNPNDSEFTKTANTPTAVVPSFKQAFPEVEDGVRIYQRTGGEQTISVRHEDKLFNEGSFVLADDSFFSIFSFDFISGNPAEALKDPYSLVLTKSSAKQYFGDEAALGKSLIIDDEPWKVTGVIEDIPPYSQLQFNLLGAYSTLPRSKQENWGAANDISYLLLKSPEGFDGLNQKIGQLIGDKYAEEIAAGYEVRFPIQKLTDVRLHSDVMPGIKPLYLYVLGVMAIALLLIACINFTNLVMARSAERSHEIGVKKVMGALRRHLFFQFVFESFVTAALALILGLAVAILLIPFFNTYTGIPLSLESWSGGWFLITMLVLFIVISLIAGGGPALVLSALKPTDSLKGKVHQTSKAVILRKGLIIFQFCISLLFVLGTVVVHRQIHYMQDKDTGISRSQVLVLDASDMTSSGLLSFKNALGSQSSIAGVTASYHSPVDVKGGYSLSVDGKAGDFTLSVTGVPVEKDFLSVFDIDLVAGEPFNQGDVARSQSADDQEPEYAFAINETALKALEWTSEEAIGKWANLNGRRGKIKIITEDFNFSSFHNEIGPIVMFLEYNWFGKMFVKVNQTENMTSVIGQIETLWKTHNPNKLFDYHFLDEEFNALYKSEEQTSKILTLFSIATVLVSCLGLFALSSLVIRQRVKEIGVRKVLGASMMSIMKLISVSFVKLVVVAIIIVIPLAWWFSSSWLENFVYRVHVPWWLFGLVALMAIVVAIFTVSFQTIKTALTNPVDSLRDE from the coding sequence ATGATAAAGAATCTTTTAAAAACAACCTGGCGAAACCTGTTAAAAAATAAGCTTTCCTCCATTATCAATATTGGAGGATTGGCTCTTGGTATATGCTGTTTCTTTTTATTGAGTACCTATATCATCAATGAGTTGCGTTACGATCGTTTCCACAAGAATGCAGATCGGATTGCCTATGTATCATTCGAGTATAAGAACCCGAACGATTCAGAGTTTACAAAGACAGCCAACACACCGACGGCCGTTGTCCCTAGTTTCAAACAGGCCTTTCCAGAGGTAGAAGATGGCGTTCGTATTTATCAGCGGACGGGTGGCGAGCAGACGATCAGCGTTCGACATGAAGACAAACTGTTTAATGAAGGGAGCTTTGTCTTGGCTGATGATTCCTTCTTTTCCATTTTCAGTTTCGACTTTATCAGTGGTAACCCCGCGGAAGCGCTTAAAGATCCTTATTCACTTGTTTTGACAAAGTCTTCAGCGAAGCAATATTTTGGTGATGAGGCAGCTTTAGGTAAAAGTCTGATCATAGATGATGAGCCATGGAAAGTCACAGGTGTTATAGAAGATATTCCGCCTTATTCGCAATTGCAATTCAATCTTTTGGGAGCGTATTCTACGTTGCCGCGGTCCAAGCAAGAAAACTGGGGAGCGGCCAACGATATTTCCTACCTTCTTCTTAAGTCGCCTGAGGGGTTTGATGGTTTGAACCAAAAGATTGGTCAGCTAATAGGCGATAAATACGCTGAGGAAATTGCTGCAGGTTATGAGGTGAGATTTCCAATTCAGAAGCTCACCGATGTTCGTTTGCATTCGGACGTTATGCCTGGTATCAAACCCTTGTATCTCTATGTGTTGGGCGTGATGGCCATTGCGCTTTTGCTGATAGCCTGTATCAACTTTACTAACCTCGTGATGGCTCGTTCTGCCGAGAGATCACATGAAATCGGCGTAAAAAAAGTGATGGGAGCCTTGCGCAGGCATTTGTTCTTCCAGTTCGTTTTTGAATCATTTGTAACCGCTGCTCTCGCGCTAATATTGGGTTTAGCTGTCGCTATTTTACTTATACCTTTCTTCAATACTTATACGGGTATTCCACTCAGTTTAGAATCCTGGTCCGGCGGATGGTTCTTGATCACGATGTTAGTTCTCTTCATCGTCATATCACTCATTGCCGGAGGAGGGCCAGCACTTGTTTTATCAGCTCTCAAACCTACCGATAGCCTGAAGGGGAAAGTTCATCAGACTTCAAAGGCTGTAATCCTTCGTAAAGGATTGATTATCTTTCAGTTTTGTATTTCTTTGTTGTTTGTATTAGGCACGGTCGTCGTTCATCGTCAGATCCATTATATGCAAGACAAGGATACTGGTATCAGTCGTTCGCAAGTTTTGGTTTTGGATGCTTCGGACATGACTAGCTCCGGGTTGCTATCCTTTAAAAATGCATTAGGCAGCCAGTCCTCTATTGCCGGAGTTACCGCCTCCTATCATTCTCCAGTTGATGTAAAAGGAGGATATAGTCTGTCGGTTGACGGAAAAGCGGGTGATTTTACTCTTAGTGTAACGGGCGTTCCCGTAGAAAAAGATTTTCTTTCCGTCTTTGATATTGACCTCGTAGCAGGAGAACCCTTTAACCAAGGTGATGTGGCCCGTTCACAGTCGGCTGATGATCAAGAACCCGAATACGCCTTCGCTATTAATGAAACAGCTTTAAAAGCATTGGAGTGGACTTCGGAAGAAGCCATAGGCAAGTGGGCGAATCTTAATGGACGAAGAGGGAAAATCAAAATCATTACAGAAGATTTCAATTTCTCTTCTTTCCATAACGAGATTGGCCCTATTGTTATGTTTCTTGAATACAACTGGTTCGGAAAGATGTTTGTCAAAGTGAATCAGACAGAGAATATGACATCAGTTATCGGACAAATAGAAACTCTATGGAAAACCCACAATCCCAATAAGTTATTCGACTATCATTTTTTAGATGAGGAGTTTAATGCCTTATATAAATCTGAAGAACAAACCTCTAAGATCTTGACCTTATTTTCCATCGCAACGGTATTGGTATCTTGTTTAGGTCTCTTTGCACTTTCCAGTTTAGTTATCAGGCAACGAGTTAAGGAAATTGGTGTTCGCAAGGTATTAGGAGCGTCTATGATGTCGATTATGAAGTTGATTTCTGTCAGCTTCGTTAAGTTGGTTGTCGTTGCAATCATCATTGTCATACCGTTAGCCTGGTGGTTCTCTAGCTCTTGGTTAGAAAACTTTGTTTACCGGGTCCATGTCCCTTGGTGGCTTTTCGGGCTTGTAGCTTTGATGGCCATTGTTGTAGCGATATTTACGGTTAGTTTCCAGACCATTAAAACCGCCTTGACCAATCCGGTGGATAGTTTACGAGATGAATAA